The Anopheles funestus chromosome X unlocalized genomic scaffold, idAnoFuneDA-416_04 X_unloc_36, whole genome shotgun sequence DNA window agtcttccacgaccatgtgctccgatgtcgggcaaaaaagttattcgcgacctaagctttttctttcacctgccataactcggccaattttcaacattttctcgatctttcttcagaattagatgcgtctcgtgacgcgctacaaaaagttgttccacgaccatgcgctccgatgccgggcaaaaaagttattcgcggtacaaagtttggtgcaccaagtgttgtcttccatgcaaaatgttcacatttgcacctattcttcgatgtaactcggtgaattttcaacatttttccaaaatttcttctgttttagttacatctcgtgaaattctaccaaaaagtattctacacccatgtgctcagacgtagggcacaaaagttattcgcgaaaaacctgttttgtgtaccgatttgtgtccaccgagtaaggtgcgcacgtttcaacctatttttgcccatatctcagtcatttaccgaccgattttggattttctttgtgatttggatagatctcgacaaatgcaagctaaaagtcttccacgaccatgtgctccgatgtcgggcaaaaaagttattcgcgacctaaactttttctttcacctgccataactcggccaattttcaacattttctcgatctttcttcagaattagatgcgtcttgtgacgcgctacaaaaagttgttccacgaccatgcgctcggatgccgggcaaaaaagttattcgcggtacaaagtttggtgcaccaactgttgttttccatacaaaatgttcacatttgcacctattcttcgatgtaactcggtgaattttcaacatttttccaaaatttcttctgttttagttacatctcgtgaaattctaccaaaaagtattctacacccatgtgctcagacgtagggcacaaaagttattcgcgaaaaacctctatttcaacctatttcaaccccgttcaaccccggtgccacgtttcaacctatttttgcccatatctcagtcatttaccgaccgattttggattttctttgtgatttggatagatctcgacaaatgcaagctaaaagtcttccacgaccatgtgctccgatgtcgggcaaaaaagttattcgcgacctaaactttttctttcacctgccataactcggtcaattttcaacattttctcgatctttcttcagaattagatgcgtcttgtgacgcgctacaaaaagttgttccacgaccatgcgctccgatgccgggcaaaaaagttattcgcggtacaaagtttggtgcaccaactgttgttttccatacaaaatgttcacatttgcacctattcttcgatgtaactcggtgaattttcaacatttttccaaaatttcttctgttttagttacatctcgtgaaattctaccaaaaagtattctacacccatgtgctcagacgtagggcacaaaagttattcgcgaaaaacctgttttgtgtaccgatttgtgtccaccgagtaaggtgcgcacgtttcaacctatttttgcccatatctcagtcatttaccgaccgattttggattttctttgtgatttggattgatctcgacaaatgcaagctaaaagtcttccacgatcatgtgctccgatgtcgggcaaaaaagttattcgcgacctaagctttttctttcacctgccataactcggccaattttcaacattttctcgatctttcttcagaattagatgcgtctcgtgacgcgctacaaaaagttgttccacgacaatgcgctccgatgccgggcaaaaaagttattcgcggtacaaagtttggtgcaccaagtgttgtcttccatacaaaatgttcaatgtacgggtacccgactctagtaaaaaagtgaaattttttactagttaccaacttttgcaaattatcatcggatatcacttttcatggtctatagtaagttcttatcacgttttagtagtttttgaaaaaaaaatttttttttgaacttttcaaaattttgcaaaaccaaaactttttaggcggttttttgtatggagcgttactagtctcggggtcactttttgaccaaaaaaccactatatatcattcgaaaggtaatttcaagggctacaaaaaattgttctacggcacccccctccgacgtctagtattcgagttattggccaaaaaccatcacttgagcgatttttcgttcagggtacccgactctagtaaaaaagtgaaatttttctcgattgaccaagtgttgcaaatgaccatcggatttcactttttatggtctatagtgagttctgatcacgatttggtactttttgaaaaaaattttttgacgcgcttttcaaaattttgcaaaaccaaaactttttaggcggttttgtgtatggagggttactagtctcggggtcactgtttgaccaaaaaaccactatatatcattcgaaaggtaatttcaagggctacaaaaaattgttctacggcacccccctccgacgtctagtattcgagttattggccaaaaaccgcaactatagcggtttttcgtacagggtacccgactctagtaaaaaagtgaaatttttctcgattgaccaagtgttgcaaatgatcatcggatttcactttttatggtctatagtgagttctgatcacgatttggtactttttgaaaaaaattttttgacgcacttttcaaaattttgcaaaaccaaaactttttaggcggttttgtgtatggagggttactagtctcggggtcactttttgaccaaaaaaccactatatatcattcgaaaggtaatttcaagggctacaaaaaattgttctacggcacccccctccgacgtctagtattcgagttattggccaaaaaccatcacttgagcgatttttcgttcagggtacccgactctagtaaaaaagtgaaatttttctcgattgaccaagtgttgcaaatgatcatcggatttcactttttatggtctatagtgagttctgatcacgatttggtactttttgaaaaaatttttttgacgcacttttcaaaattttgcaaaaccaaaactttttaggcggttttgtgtatggagggttactagtctcggggtcactttttgaccaaaaaaccactatatatcattcgaaaggtaatttcaagggctacaaaaaattgttctacggcacccccctccgacgtctagtattcgagttattggccaaaaaccatcacttgagcgatttttcgttcagggtacccgactctagtaaaaaagtgaaatttttctcgattgaccaagtgttgcaaatgatcatcggatttcactttttatggtctatagtgagttctgatcacgatttggtactttttgaaaaaatttttttgacgcacttttcaaaattttgcaaaaccaaaactttttaggcggttttgtgtatggagggttactagtctcggggtcactttttgaccaaaaaaccactatatatcattcgaaaggtaatttcaagggctacaaaaaattgttctacggcacccccctccgacgtctagtattcgagttattgaggaaaaacagtttatagttaatttttcactcgatttttcaccatgtatcgcacattactccggttctatacattggatcgtctatctttaagattttatgggtagttccaactgtttgctacatttcatccttacatcacaaagcgattcaatgtctgtgctagaagttattagagggataaaaaaaattacccttggctttgccccgtaaaattttacccattttgccactttggatgcttataactcggtcagtttccaatggatcttcaattgtagcacatatttagatagatctggtcattagctaccaaaagttattctacgccgatgtgctaagttgtctgtggaaaaagttattcgaggtacaaagacttaacattttctcaacttttccaaaaaaattcctcattttgccactttggatgcttataactcggtcagtttccaatggatcttcaattgtagcacatatttggatagatctggtcattagctaccaaaagttattctacgccgatgtgctaagttgtctgtggaaaaagttattcgaggtacaaagacttaacattttctcaacttttccaaaaaaaatcctcattttgccactttggatgcttataactcggtcagtttccaatggatcttcaattgtagcacatatttagatagatctggtcattagctaccaaaagttattctacgccgatgtgctaagttgtctgtggaaaaagttattcgaggtacaaagacttaacattttctcaacttttccaaaaaaattcctcattttgccactttggatgcttataactcggtcagtttccaatggatcttcaattgtagcacatatttggatagatctggtcattagctaccaaaagttattctacgccgatgtgctaagttgtctgtggaaaaagttattcgaggtacaaagacttaacattttctcaacttttccaaaaaaattcctcattttgccactttggatgcttataactcggtcagtttccaatggatcttcaattgtagcacatatttagatagatctggtcattagctaccaaaagttattctacgccgatgtgctaagttgtttgtggaaaaagttattcgaggtacaaagacttaacattttctcaacttttccaaaaaaatcctcattttgccactttggatgcttataactcggtcagtttccaatggatcttcaattgtaacacatatttggatagatctggtcattagctaccaaaagttattctacgccgatgtgctaagttgtctgtggaaaaagttattcgaggtacaaagacttaacattttctcaacttttccaaaaaaaatcctcattttgccactttggatgcttataactcggtcagtttccaatggatcttcaattgtagcacatatttggatagatctggtcattagctaccaaaagttattctacgccgatgtgctaagttgtctgtggaaaaagttattcgaggtacaaagacttaacattttctcaacttttccaaaaaaattcctcattttgccactttggatgcttataactcggtcagtttccaatggatcttcaattgtagcacatatttgaatagatctggtcattagctaccaaaagttattctacgccgatgtgctaagttgtctgtggaaaaagttattcgaggtacaaagacttaacattttctcaacttttccaaaaaaaatcctcattttgccactttggatgcttataactcggtcagtttccaatggatcttcaattgtagcacatatttggatagatctggtcattagctaccaaaagttattctacgtcgatgtgctaagttgtttgtggaaaaagttattcgaggtacaaagacttaacattttctcaacttttccaaaaaaaatcctcattttgccactttggatgcttataactcggtcagtttccaatggatcttcaattgtagcacatatatggatagatctggtcattagctaccaaaagttattctacgccgatgtgctaagttgtctgtggaaaaagttatttgaggtacaaagacttaacattttctcaacttttccaaaaaaattcctcattttgccactttggatgcttataactcggtcagtttccaatggatcttcaattgtagcacatatttggatagatctggtcattagctaccaaaagttattctacgccgatgtgctaagttgtctgtggaaaaagttattcgaggtacaaagacttaacattttctcaacttttccaaaaaaaattcctcattttgccactttggatgcttataactcggtcagtttccaatggatcttcaattgtagcacatatttggatagatctggtcattagctaccaaaagttattctacgccgatgtgctaagttgtctgtggaaaaagttattcgaggtacaaagacttaacattttctcaacttttccaaaaaaatcctcattttgccactttggatgcttataactcggtcagtttccaatggatcttcaattgtagcacatatttagatagatctggtcattagctaccaaaagttattctacgccgatgtgcttagttgtctgtggtaaaagttattcgaggtacaaagacttaacattttctcaacttttccaaaaaaattcctcattttgccactttggatgcttataactcggtcagtttccaatggatcttcaattgtagcacatatttggatagatctggtcattagctaccaaaagttattctacgccgatgtgctaagttgtctgtggaaaaagttattcgaggtacaaagacttaacattttctcaacttttccaaaaaaattcctcattttgccactttggatgcttataactcggtcagtttccaatggatcttcaattgtagcacatatttagatagatctggtcattagctaccaaaagttattctacgccgatgtgctaagttgtttgtggaaaaagttattcgaggtacaaagacttaacattttctcaacttttccaaaaaaatcctcattttgccactttggatgcttataactcggtcagtttccaatggatcttcaattgtaacacatatttggatagatctggtcattagctaccaaaagttattctacgccgatgtgctaagttgtctgtggaaaaagttattcgaggtacaaagacttaacattttctcaacttttccaaaaaaaatcctcattttgccactttggatgcttataactcggtcagtttccaatggatcttcaattgtagcacatatttggatagatctggtcattagctaccaaaagttattctacgccgatgtgctaagttgtctgtggaaaaagttattcgaggtacaaagacttaacattttctcaacttttccaaaaaaattcctcattttgccactttgggtgcctataactcagtcagtttccaatggatcttcaattgtagcacatatttggatagatctggtcattagctaccaaaagttattctacgccgatgtgctaagttgtctgtggaaaaagttattcgaggtacaaagacttaacattttctcaacttttccaaaaaaaatcctcattttgccactttggatgcttataactcggtcagtttccaatggatcttcaattgtagcacatatttagatagatctggtcattagctaccaaaagttattctacgccgatgtgctaagttgtctgtggaaaaagttattcgaggtacaaagacttaacattttctcaacttttccaaaaaaattcctcattttgccactttggatgcttataactcggtcagtttccaatggatcttcaattgtagcacatatttggatagatctggtcattagctaccaaaagttattctacgccgatgtgctaagttgtctgtggaaaaagttattcgaggtacaaagacttaacattttctcaacttttccaaaaaaattcctcattttgccactttggatgcttataactcggtcagtttccaatggatcttcaattgtagcacatatttagatagatctggtcattagctaccaaaagttattctacgccgatgtgctaagttgtttgtggaaaaagttattcgaggtacaaagacttaacattttctcaacttttccaaaaaaatc harbors:
- the LOC125773493 gene encoding uncharacterized protein LOC125773493 isoform X8 encodes the protein MLITRSVFVGSSIVTHIWIDLVISYQKLFYADVLNCLWKKLFEVQRLNIFSTFPKKFLILPLWMLITRSVSNGSSIVAHIWIDLVISYQKLFYADVLSCLWKKLFKVQRLNIFSTFPKKILILPLWMLITRSVSNGSSIVAHIWIDLVISYQKLFYVDVLSCLWKKLFEVQRLNIFSTFPKKILILPLWMLITRSVSNGSSIVAHIWIDLVISYQKLFYADVLSCLWKKLFEVQRLNIFSTFPKKFLILPLWMLITRSVSNGSSIVAHIWIDLVISYQKLFYADVLSCLWKKLFEVQRLNIFSTFPKKIPHFATLDAYNSVSFQWIFNCSTYLDRSGH